GTGGATCAGAGAGAGACCGATCAGAACCTGTAGGACCCCTGGACCTGGACTGACCTGGACCTGCACCATCAGGACTGACCTAGACTCATCTGGACTCAGCTGCATCTCTCAGTCTGGACCAGTTCTGTTGAGTATTTTCCAGGATGTGGATGCTTGTGCTGATCCTGGCTCTGctggaccagaaccagaaccaggctGCCTCCTGTAAGAGCCATGTCTATTGATCACCTGATCAGTCGATCAATCGAGGTGAGACTAATCAATAactctgtgtgttcagacaggtGAACATGGCAGcggcctccagctcctcctccaacaaCAGCTGAGCCAGACCACGGTGAgtcttcatcctcatcctcatcaccTGTAACGTCACCCACTGATCATAACATCACCTGTACATCACTGTACACTGATCAATAACGTCACCTGTACCACTGATCAATAACATCACCTGTAACATCACCTGTACCACTGATCAATAACGTCACCTGTAACATCACCTGTACCACTGATCAATAACATCACCTATAACCACCGACATTAACTAACAGTATGCTAACATTAAAGCTAACAGCCTGATGCTAACATTAAGCTAACATTATGCTAACAGCCTGATGGCTAACATTAAGCTAACATTATGCTAACAGCCTGATGCTAACATTAAGCTAACATTATGCAACAGCCTGATGCTAACATTAAGCTAACAGCCTGATGCTAacattgtgtctctgtgtttgtatctgcaGCCGACGGCCGTCCCTGATGCTCCTCCAACTCagacatcctcctcctccctcctcctcctcgtcttcatcATCGTCCTCTGAGTCGAGTCAgagttcagaggtcagaggtcaaactgtTTACATCAGAGTGACTGAACACTGATTCTACTGCTGAGAGTTAAAACAGTCTGGTCCTGTGTCCACAAACCtactacattacccatgagcctcagcagcttcctgaccaatcagagagtTAGAACAGACTTTaaccctctgtctgtttttaatgaatttgaCTTGTGTGACTAAGGAGAAGAAGCTCAGTGAAGCAGCTGAGAGCTGAACCTCAGGAGAATAAACTGACTGAGGAtcagtgcagcagcttcagccCCTGGTGGACGtcagaggaactgcagctgaaCATGTCACTGATACTGAACTCTGGTCCTCACAGGGTCCTCAGCTGCTGAGAGAGCGACAGAACCTGAAGAACCAGGAGAACCAGGAGAacctggagaacctggagaacctggagaacctggaggacctggaggacctggagaacctggagaacCAGGGGGACCTGGAGAACCAGGAGAACAGGGTAAGACAATTTCAGTTCAGGTTTGGTTGAAGCGTCAGAATGAACcctgaagcagctctgtgactGGTTTATACTggtcacttcctgtgtgacgtcacttcctgtgtgtgatgtcacttcctgtgtatGATGTCACTCCCTGCAGGCAGTGGAGCAGACGGACTGGTCTCAGGAGGCGGGCTGTGGGTCAGACCTGTGTCAGAGTGAGGTCTGGTCTCCCGGTAACAGCTCCTCTGGTCTGGCACTCGGTGAACTGGTTCTGCTGGGAGAGAGAGCGGGCGAGCGAGaccaggagagagagaccaggGACGACAGCGTGGAGAGGGAGAGCCAGCGCAGggtgacatcactgtgacatcaccacATCCTTCAGGACTTCGTTTCCCATGGTGCTTTGGGCCTCAGTGCTGACACCTGTCTGTCCTCCCTCAGGCTCTGCTGCTGACCGTTAACCACCTCCTGACTCGACCTGGAGCCGCAGACGCCAGCCTGATGACATCAGTGGTGGGCGGGGCTACCACACCAGAGGGAGGGGCCGGTCAGGGAGAGGGGCGGGACCAGAGGAGCGGAGGTCAACGAGGCCAAGTTTTCTCGACTGTCAGACAGCCTGACCTTCGACGTGCCGGACCATGGCCAGAGCTACAGTTACCATGGAGACGAGGAGGGGCTAGAGCTGGGTCTGTAGCTGAGGCCACGCCCCTTCTACTGTCAATCAattattaatcaatcaatcagttatCTGATCTATAACCACTGAACTCATATTACATTATATCAaagtttattattgttgttgtttttggacGAGGAGCgagtttccatggtaacaggtTGACGACGACGTCAGGATGGAAACGTTAACGTGATGAAGGTTACGACCGAGCAGCCGAGGTTATTATTAACGTTAAACTCTTCacactgtgacctttgacctttgaaatTCTGATCAGTTCATTTTTGAATCAAAGTTTGAGTCAAATCTGAGACGGTTGAAAACATGAGCTCTCATGTCACCACTGTTGACGACAcggagaaaaataaaaactatatgATAATAATGATCTGTATGATTTATGTTTCATCTACGtctttattgtaaataaactttaaaatgaagttttcagtctttttctttaaCGAGCTGATGTTAACGAGCTgttatttaataaaacaaactgatctttatttttaacacgAGATGaatcaaaataatttaattgGTTTGAATTTTAGCTGAAACATCCATGTGTggggattttaaaaaagcttttattatgaaagacaggaagtaacTGACTTTAAGAATCAAGAGACTCCATTGTGTCTGTTCAtgttaaaacttttaaaacgttttaattcaacattttattaAGAGATTAAATGAGTCTGAAACTGTTCTGATGATTAATTATTGAtagttattaattattatttcagagGTCGGAgcagaaacagtttttattatttcagactgaaacatgaagaaaagtttcagctttaaacagaaacagaaaaaatctctttattctgacaaaacaaaacaaactgaaacaattacattttattttgaaaagtcggacgtgtcacttcctgtcagtgtcCAATCATAGTCCAGGACCAAAGGTCAACCAATCACATCCTCAGAGACCCTGCTGTCCAATCACACTCCccctctgtgctgtgatgtCATCGCACAGGCTCGACTGTTCGGCCAATCAGCTGCGAGCTCCCAGCCAAAAATATGAGGTGTCGTCGTTGAGGCGCGACAGGTGAGTGTGTCTCACCTCCGCCACTTTAAGGTCGTTGCCATGGAGACGAGCAGGTGACCACCCTGTGTTATCCTCAGAGAAAGACGTGTCACATCCTGTGTCCCCGGTGACCTCACTTCCTCTGGGCGGGGCCTTTGTGGAACAGGTAGATCGGCCGCTGGTTACCTGTGAACACACAGATCTGAGCAGACGACTACAACTCCCATCATGCACAGCGCTCAGCGCTAACAAACGACAAACCTGTATGTACCTGAGTGTAGCAgagtgtgtacctgtgtgtttgAGGAGTCTGTACGAGGCGAAGCCCACGCTGTCCGTCAGGTACGAGGTGAACTGCTCAGGTCTCAGCCTCACACTCCTGTAGTTATGGTATGTTGTCTCCTAGGCAACACGGACAGGTAAACCTCAGCAGGTGTCTACAGATGTGTCTACAGGTGTGAGTGTCTGCAGGTGAATCTACAGGTGTGTTACCGAGGCCCTCTTGCTGTGGCTGTAGCTGCTCCACGGCTGCGGCTCCAGGATGAATAATCCGCCCGGCGTCAGGCTCTGATAGGCTCGTCTGAACAGCCTGACCACGCCCCCGTCACCTGACTGCAGCTGCACCCACTTGGTCACGCTCATACACATGATGACATCATACTGACCTCGCCCAGGCCACGCCTCCCACTCTGACACGTAGTCACCCTGTGGGAGGAGTCACAGCTGTGATGTCAGCAGGTTAAGACTGGTCAcctgaggagggggagagggggggcaCTCACCTGGATGAAGGTGATGTTGTTGGGgaacctggaggaggaggagggagggaggaggagaggaggagcagagagaggccCCCGACTCACCctgagggagagggggagggggaggagggacaGAGCCTGCTggacctcctccatcacctcctcctcccccctcctctcctcctccctccctcctccctccttccctgtAGAGGGTGAGGAGGTCGTcgctcctcccctcctcctcctctcctccaccaccaggTCATGTGACAGGAAGTGTCTAACGTTCTGCTTGGCGGCGTGGACCAATCGTGCGTCTAGCTCCACCCCCAGGACGTGGGCGGGGTCAAACCTGCGGGCGACGCTCAGCGCCATGTGACCGGCGCCGCAGCCCACATCCAGCACCGTCTTGTCTCTGAACCACTCAGCTTCCAGGAGGCGGACCCGCGGGTCCTCCTCtgaccccacccacccctcccacCTGTCGCCGTAGAAACCGTGGTATCCATAGTAACGGCTGTGGTTGCCGTACTGGTAGCGGTGTTTGTCCTTCTTCTGTGGTGGCTGAGCGGCGCCGGGCTGAGGTCTTCCACACCTGCAGGGGGCAGCGCAGAGGTCACGTGACCGGGCCTTCCAATCAGATTACAGCACAGGAATCAACCTCAGGCACAACGCTCACCTGTCAGCTTTAGCCCCTCCCACCAGCGGCGTCTGGAATTTGGTTAGTTGTTGGGTGACAGTTACCGTGGCGACAGAGATGGCGTTCGCAGCAACGTCCGACGACCTCGTCGAGGTGGTGCGTCGCCGTCTCCGCTGGCAACCGTCGCCCTGGTTACCGTGGCCCGGCGGAGGGTGGGTGTGTCTCCTGGGGAGTATGGGGGGCGGAGCCACGTCATCTCGACAGGTGATGGCCGTGTTGAGTTCACAGGGAAGAGGAGACGGAGGAACGCTGCCCTCTGTGGCCGACAGAGGAACTGCAACCACAACACAACCTGTTATTAACTGCTATCAACTGTTATTAACTGTTATTGATTTGTATAAACAGTGATAAAGAAGCTCCAGGTTATTGATCAGTTAGAACAGATCAATAACTCAGATTTACTCCTGTCACTGTTCACACCTGTGATGTCAGGTGTGTTGTTGTCTCACCTGTGAGTCCAGCTGTGGAGGGAAACAGTCGAGCTGGtatcacctccctctctccatcacctccacctcctcctcctccccctccccctcctcctcctcctccatggtGTCTGttcctgtgtctcctcctgGACTTCAGGGGGGACAGCAGgactccccctcccccctccccacccccccgccTCCCTTCAGGTTCAGGGGGTCAGTGATGTCGCGGGGAACCAGGATCTCTACGGGGTCTCCGCCCCGCGACGGCAGGGGCGAGCACTTTGGTGTCTCCTGATTGGTcgctctgaggaggagaggggaggggtttACTGTCTCACCTGTGGTGCTTGGGCAGGAACCTTTACACACCTGTGTGACAGACTCACCTGTTCACCTCTTCGTCCAGCAGAGAGTTGAGGTTCAGCGGGTCGAAGATGTTCCCACCCAGCAGGAAGTGACTCGGCAGCACAGGCTCCGATTGGCTGTCGCTGTTGGCGCGGCGATGGCGCTTGGCCAGCCCCTTGAAGCCGACGCCCACGGAGTAACGCCTCTTCCCGAGTCGCTGAGCGGGGGGAGGGGGGCCGGCGAGCAGCGGGGGCTGGCTGTTGCCGGGCGGCTGGAGGCCATTTTTAGGACAGAGGGGGCGGGGCTTGGCCAGCATCGGCTGCTCTGATAGGGAGACGGAGGCGGGGAAGGCGGGGCTGACTCTGACGGGCGCCTGCTGAGGGAGGACGGGGTCTTTGTCCATCCTGAGCATCTTCTACCTGAGGACacgtcagccaatcagagagctacagagagagggggaggggttAGTGACTGACAGGAGGCAGAGCCAATCAGATtcagcacagagacactgatCAGTTCTTACTGATCAATCATTAACCTGTCAATCGATCAGTAAAATGATCACAAGCTGTCAGAACAAACATTAATTATCtatcagttattgatcagtgtgATCGATCATACTCACCGTCCTCTGTCGTCCTCAgaccccctcctctctgtttccactctcactctcagtgtgtgtgacagaaataaacctgtgtgtgtgtgtgtgtgtgtgtgtgtggtggctaactccccctcccccctgtAAAAAACCGTTCTAGCCCCGCCCCTGCCGCTCACTCCACAAATCCCGGACTGCTGTCATGAATAATTCAAACCAACCCTACGAGACAAACAGGTAAACAGTTAGCTTCACCAGCTAGCCACATCCGGCTAACATGCAGGAAGCAGCTAGCATAAagctagcacacacacactcacgccccccttaagaaaaacaacttccaAAACACCCCCGAAAACCCGCTCCCCGCGCGAGAACAAGCCCCCGCCAATCTGTCCGTGCACGTGAGTGCgcgtgtcagtgtgtgtgtgcgggttgATGAGTCATGACTTCAACTACTGCGGTAGACTTTAAACTGCGACTAGCTGCTAACTGTTAGCTCCTCGACCTAAGCTCAAGCTTTTATACGCCAGCTACGGAAACACGTGAGCGACCACAGACTCAGCCAATCGCGTGCCGAGATCAGGTTCCGCCTCTCCCGCGCTGCGGCCAATCAGACCCGAGCGGTCGTCTGATTGGTCGCAGGCCGGGGAGGCGGGAGAATGGGCCGAGCAGAGAGGTGTCCTGAGCGGCGCCTGACTGGAAACACGAGCACAGCGGAGAAATAAACCgtttaacagtaaaaacaacaggaaatatTTAACAGCTGCGGTAATAAACATTCACACCGAGACTGTCTGACGAAGTCTTAACCCGAGAGGTTTGATTTTAGCCTGGTTTAGCTCCACATGGAGCGGGGACGCGCCCGACCGCCCCACTAGCTCAGAGACCTCTTTGCCCTAATTTGAGTTTTACAGGTAAAAACAGTCCTCCCTGTCTGCTGTCCACCCCACAACACACTctaacaaacaacacacataaGTTTATTAATGAGTAAACATCTGAGTTCAGAGTCCACCAGTACTTACAGACTAATTTAAAGTTTCAGAAAAAGTCAGCCTGACAGTCTAAATGAGGGAAAAACGcttcatcaataaacaaaactcAGTGAGTTATTTGTATGTTAATTTAATGTGACATAAGCTCAAAGTTTGTGCTTCAAATTAACTCTTTACCTTGAATTATTGACCCAGTTTGCTGAGTGGTCATCATTTATTCAaactaaactttatttttcattaaatgtaaacagctggaatcaggcccagagagttcagagtaaAGCTGAACTGTCCATTagttaaaaaccagcgttcgTGTCTGATATCCAGCctggaaactgacagaaatatcaagagttaaaaacataaaactgagtTTGGTcagtttgttacagccacagcacttcctgctccagaaggagaagaggatcatgggtaataaaCACTGCTGGGCCGTGATTCAGACATGTCTGACTctgaaacacttcctgttttaatgGAGTCGTCACTGATCTTGggtctgtctgactgtgagggtttgtttgttaaaggagctatatgtgtgttgttgctatcgctacatggctaacattagcattagcagccgTTTACTGACCAGTCTGAGGAAACATGAGtgcagcatcaaacttcattcatttactcaCCAGGAGtccagaggaggaaaacaacaccAACATTAACTCTTGTTAATCTatttatcacttcttttctagctgctaaccagctagcctcgGACCACATTGCCACAGTGAGTCCCTGTAGCGTTCAGTTGgtcctcagtccaacaggacAGGATGAAGACGTCGCTCTGCTCAGAAGAAGCTAACGTCtagctgttgatgctaatgttagctgggTAGCGATAGCAAAGAGACAATGACCAGAGCAACAAACACATGATGTGAAAATGACACAGTTCATTTCCAGCTTGTTTTAAATCAGCTGTTAGAGAGTGAAGCTGTTTTCTAACGTAATCATTTCATCCTTTAACTATGAAGCCTGATCAAACACAGTCTCTGCAGCTCACAGCTCATGCTCAGTGgtgacatcagcagtgatgtcatcatactcttctcctcctccaacagGTGGGGTCGTCTCCATGGAGACGGCtggtttgtttcctgtcttcctgctgcagcagatgGACACCAGCAGGACGGAGCAGATGCAGTATGGACAGAagaccactagatggcagaagagtctgagcacagagacagaggaggcaggaggaggaggaggaggaggaggaggagaggaaggaggaggagaggaaggaggaggaggaggaagaggaggagaaggaggagatggaggaggaggaggaggaggagaaggaggaggtgaaggaggagatgagagagaaggaTCTGCAGTAGAACCTGGTTCAGGTCTGTGGAGGATGATAAACTGAGCTCTTCAGTAAAGTGCTGAATGTTTTTACTGGTGATGCGTTTACTGTCACTCAGTTAAACCCTGTCACATCAGGGTGC
The nucleotide sequence above comes from Lates calcarifer isolate ASB-BC8 unplaced genomic scaffold, TLL_Latcal_v3 _unitig_2650_quiver_1408, whole genome shotgun sequence. Encoded proteins:
- the LOC108892993 gene encoding uncharacterized protein LOC108892993; translation: MLLQLRHPPPPSSSSSSSSSSESSQSSEGPQLLRERQNLKNQENQENLENLENLENLEDLEDLENLENQGDLENQENRAVEQTDWSQEAGCGSDLCQSEVWSPGNSSSGLALGELVLLGERAGERDQERETRDDSVERESQRRALLLTVNHLLTRPGAADASLMTSVVGGATTPEGGAGQGEGRDQRSGGQRGQVFSTVRQPDLRRAGPWPELQLPWRRGGARAGSVAEATPLLLSINY
- the mepceb gene encoding LOW QUALITY PROTEIN: 7SK snRNA methylphosphate capping enzyme (The sequence of the model RefSeq protein was modified relative to this genomic sequence to represent the inferred CDS: deleted 2 bases in 1 codon), with protein sequence MLRMDKDPVLPQQAPVRVSPAFPASVSLSEQPMLAKPRPLCPKNGLQPPGNSQPPLLAGPPPPAQRLGKRRYSVGVGFKGLAKRHRRANSDSQSEPVLPSHFLLGGNIFDPLNLNSLLDEEVNRATNQETPKCSPLPSRGGDPVEILVPRDITDPLNLKGGGGVGGGGGVLLSPLKSRRRHRNRHHGGGGGGGGGGGGGGGDGEREVIPARLFPSTAGLTVPLSATEGSVPPSPLPCELNTAITCRDDVAPPPILPRRHTHPPPGHGNQGDGCQRRRRRTTSTRSSDVAANAISVATVTVTQQLTKFQTPLVGGAKADRCGRPQPGAAQPPQKKDKHRYQYGNHSRYYGYHGFYGDRWEGWVGSEEDPRVRLLEAEWFRDKTVLDVGCGAGHMALSVARRFDPAHVLGVELDARLVHAAKQNVRHFLSHDLVVEERRRRGGATTSSPSTGKEGGGREEERRGEEEVMEEVQQALSLLPLPLSLRVSRGPLSAPPLLLPPSSSSRFPNNITFIQGDYVSEWEAWPGRGQYDVIMCMSVTKWVQLQSGDGGVVRLFRRAYQSLTPGGLFILEPQPWSSYSHSKRASETTYHNYRSVRLRPEQFTSYLTDSVGFASYRLLKHTGNQRPIYLFHKGPAQRK